A single window of Microbispora hainanensis DNA harbors:
- the ruvB gene encoding Holliday junction branch migration DNA helicase RuvB, with amino-acid sequence MSFERDLVSPEPEGDERAIEAALRPRRLDEFIGQGRVREQLSLVLESALRRNRPPDHVLMSGGPGLGKTTLAMIIASELGAPLRMTSGPALERAGDLAAILSTLTEGEVLFIDEIHRMARPAEEMLYLAMEDFRVDIVVGKGPGATSIPLDIAPFTLVGATTRAGLLPAPLRDRFGFTAHMDFYDVAELEQVLRRSAKLLSVELPDEGAHEIARRSRGTPRIANRLLRRVRDFAEVRAEGVIDREIAAAALNLYEVDAEGLDRLDRAVLDALLRKFGGGPVGLSTLAVAVGEEPETVEVVAEPFLVRQGLLARTPRGRVATAAAWAHLGMTPPPDAVGSVAVPSLFDDA; translated from the coding sequence GTGAGCTTCGAGCGGGATCTCGTGTCGCCGGAACCGGAGGGCGACGAGCGGGCGATCGAGGCCGCGCTGCGCCCCCGGCGCCTTGACGAGTTCATCGGGCAGGGCCGGGTGCGCGAGCAGCTGTCGCTGGTGCTGGAGAGCGCGCTGCGCCGCAACCGCCCGCCCGACCACGTGCTCATGAGCGGCGGTCCCGGGCTCGGGAAGACGACGCTCGCCATGATCATCGCCTCCGAGCTCGGCGCGCCGCTGCGGATGACCTCGGGCCCGGCGCTGGAGCGCGCGGGCGACCTGGCCGCGATCCTGTCCACGCTGACCGAGGGCGAGGTCCTGTTCATCGACGAGATCCACCGCATGGCCCGCCCGGCGGAGGAGATGCTCTATCTCGCCATGGAGGACTTCCGGGTGGACATCGTCGTCGGCAAGGGCCCCGGCGCCACCTCGATCCCCCTCGACATCGCCCCGTTCACCCTGGTCGGGGCGACCACCAGGGCGGGGCTGCTGCCCGCGCCGCTGCGCGACAGGTTCGGCTTCACCGCCCACATGGACTTCTACGACGTGGCCGAGCTGGAGCAGGTGCTGCGGCGCTCCGCGAAGCTGCTGTCGGTCGAGCTGCCGGACGAGGGCGCCCACGAGATCGCCCGCCGTTCGCGCGGCACGCCCCGCATCGCCAACCGCTTGCTCCGCCGGGTGCGCGACTTCGCCGAGGTCCGCGCGGAGGGCGTGATCGACCGGGAGATCGCGGCGGCGGCGCTCAACCTCTACGAGGTCGACGCCGAGGGGCTCGACCGGCTCGACCGGGCCGTGCTCGACGCGCTGCTGCGCAAGTTCGGCGGCGGCCCGGTGGGCCTGTCGACACTCGCGGTGGCGGTGGGGGAGGAGCCGGAGACCGTCGAGGTCGTGGCCGAGCCCTTCCTGGTGCGGCAGGGGCTGCTGGCCCGCACCCCGAGGGGCCGCGTCGCCACCGCGGCCGCCTGGGCGCACCTCGGCATGACCCCGCCTCCCGACGCGGTCGGCTCGGTGGCGGTGCCCTCGCTCTTCGACGACGCCTGA
- the ruvC gene encoding crossover junction endodeoxyribonuclease RuvC — translation MRVMGVDPGLTRCGLGAVEGRPGAPLSLLSVGVVRTPPDDDIGSRLVVIEAEIERWLDEIRPDAVAVERVFAQHNVRTVMGTAQASAVAIVCAARRGLPVALHTPSEVKAAITGNGNADKKQVGTMVTRLLRLDAMPRPADAADALALAICHVWRGGVQHRLADALARARSGGAAAIGTGGTGGTGGSGRTGRPGEVAAGRQDRGGNTR, via the coding sequence CTGCGGGTGATGGGCGTGGACCCGGGGTTGACGCGGTGCGGTCTCGGCGCCGTGGAGGGCCGCCCGGGCGCGCCGCTGAGCCTGCTGTCGGTCGGGGTGGTCCGCACCCCGCCCGACGACGACATCGGGTCCCGGCTGGTCGTCATCGAGGCCGAGATCGAGCGCTGGCTCGACGAGATCAGGCCCGACGCGGTCGCCGTCGAGCGGGTCTTCGCCCAGCACAACGTCCGCACGGTGATGGGGACGGCCCAGGCGTCGGCCGTCGCGATCGTCTGCGCGGCCCGGCGGGGGCTGCCGGTCGCGCTGCACACGCCCAGCGAGGTCAAGGCCGCGATCACCGGCAACGGCAACGCCGACAAGAAGCAGGTCGGCACGATGGTCACCCGGTTGCTGCGGCTCGACGCCATGCCCAGGCCCGCGGACGCGGCCGACGCGCTCGCCCTGGCCATCTGCCACGTCTGGCGCGGCGGCGTGCAGCATCGCCTGGCCGACGCCCTGGCCAGGGCCCGTTCCGGCGGTGCCGCCGCCATCGGCACTGGTGGCACCGGGGGCACCGGGGGCTCTGGTAGGACTGGGAGACCCGGCGAAGTCGCGGCCGGGCGTCAGGACCGGGGAGGGAACACGCGGTGA
- the ruvA gene encoding Holliday junction branch migration protein RuvA, producing the protein MIASVAGQVAAIGADSAVVEVGGVGMLVHCTPGTLAGLRVGEPARLSTSLVVREDSLTLYGFASDDERTVFELLQTASGVGPRLALAMLAVHAPNALRVAVASADIKALTMVPGIGQKGAQRIVLELKDKLGTPAAAVDAALNGASAAPVWRDQVHSGLVGLGYSSRDADEAVAAVTAEAEAELAAGRAPQVAALLKSALRVLSVR; encoded by the coding sequence GTGATCGCATCCGTTGCGGGGCAGGTGGCGGCGATCGGCGCCGACAGCGCCGTGGTCGAGGTGGGCGGCGTCGGGATGCTCGTCCACTGCACCCCGGGCACCCTGGCCGGGCTGCGGGTCGGTGAGCCCGCCCGGCTGTCCACCTCGCTCGTCGTACGCGAGGACTCCCTCACGCTGTACGGCTTCGCCTCCGACGACGAGCGCACGGTCTTCGAGCTGCTCCAGACGGCCAGCGGGGTCGGGCCGCGCCTGGCCCTGGCCATGCTCGCGGTCCACGCGCCCAACGCGCTGCGGGTCGCGGTGGCGAGCGCCGACATCAAGGCCCTGACGATGGTGCCCGGCATCGGCCAGAAGGGCGCGCAGCGCATCGTGCTGGAACTCAAGGACAAGCTCGGCACCCCGGCGGCGGCCGTCGACGCCGCGCTCAACGGCGCGTCGGCGGCGCCCGTCTGGCGCGACCAGGTCCACTCCGGGCTGGTCGGGCTCGGCTACTCGTCCAGGGACGCCGACGAGGCGGTCGCGGCGGTCACCGCGGAGGCCGAGGCGGAGCTCGCGGCCGGCCGCGCCCCGCAGGTGGCGGCGCTGCTCAAGTCGGCGCTGCGCGTGCTGAGCGTGCGGTGA
- the secD gene encoding protein translocase subunit SecD has product MAPPTSSQSKPGRTLLLLLALIIVMGATVALQKAFVPKFGLDLAGGTTVTLSPVTADGKAPSQESLDRAVTIIRQRVNGTGISDAQVAKSNDNIVIQIPGAGRDEALKLVSTTAELRMRQVLAVAAAANPPAEVPTAAPTPSGSATATPATTAGTPTPAGQGADNGNATPAGRALSKALTAPSPDPSASERAGNHRKAGAGAARANRAKASPSAAAPSPTPTAAPQDAGDPLAGQDTSGIDPALLTEFRNIDCTAKNRGQGAADDPNKQIVACSDDGTARYILDKAAVQGTEISGAQAGTDPTTGEWIVQVDFKSKGASQFADITRRITSLPAPRNQLANVLDGVVIVAPTIEEAIPGGSARISGSFTQTTATELADQLKYGALPLKFQQSSVVSVSSTLGQDQLNGGLISGALGLLVVMIYLLIYYRGLGLIGIASLCVATVFTYLTVDVLSHNAGFRLSLPHIIGLVVSIGITADSFIVYFERIRDEIKEGHRTLRSAVEVAWRRARRTILVADAVMFIAAVVLYFLAVGDVAGFAFAMGLTTLIDIVVVFLFTKPLMSLMGRLRFFSKGHKLSGLDAERMGRTSPAEQTLQEA; this is encoded by the coding sequence GTGGCCCCACCGACCAGTAGCCAGAGCAAGCCGGGACGCACACTCCTGCTGCTCCTTGCGCTCATCATCGTCATGGGCGCGACGGTCGCCCTCCAGAAGGCGTTCGTCCCCAAGTTCGGCCTCGACCTCGCGGGCGGCACGACCGTGACGCTCTCGCCGGTCACGGCGGACGGGAAGGCGCCGTCGCAGGAGAGCCTCGACCGAGCCGTGACGATCATCCGGCAGCGCGTCAACGGCACCGGCATCTCCGACGCCCAGGTCGCGAAGTCGAACGACAACATCGTGATCCAGATCCCGGGCGCGGGCCGTGACGAGGCCCTCAAGCTGGTGTCGACCACCGCCGAACTGCGCATGCGGCAGGTGCTCGCGGTGGCCGCCGCGGCGAACCCGCCGGCCGAGGTGCCCACGGCGGCTCCGACGCCCAGCGGCTCGGCCACGGCGACGCCCGCGACCACCGCGGGCACGCCGACGCCGGCCGGGCAGGGCGCGGACAACGGCAACGCGACTCCCGCCGGGCGCGCCCTGTCGAAGGCGCTGACCGCGCCGTCGCCGGACCCGAGCGCCTCGGAGAGGGCCGGGAACCACCGCAAGGCGGGGGCGGGAGCCGCCCGCGCCAACCGGGCGAAGGCGTCGCCCTCGGCGGCCGCTCCCAGCCCCACGCCGACGGCCGCTCCGCAGGACGCGGGCGACCCACTGGCAGGTCAGGACACCAGCGGCATCGACCCGGCGCTGCTGACCGAGTTCCGCAACATCGACTGCACCGCGAAGAACCGCGGTCAGGGCGCCGCGGACGACCCGAACAAGCAGATCGTCGCCTGCAGCGACGACGGCACGGCCCGCTACATCCTGGACAAGGCCGCGGTGCAGGGCACCGAGATCAGCGGCGCCCAGGCGGGCACCGACCCCACCACCGGTGAGTGGATCGTCCAGGTCGACTTCAAGTCGAAGGGCGCCAGCCAGTTCGCCGACATCACCCGGCGCATCACGTCCCTGCCGGCCCCGCGCAACCAGCTCGCCAACGTGCTGGACGGCGTCGTCATCGTCGCTCCGACGATCGAGGAGGCCATCCCCGGCGGCAGCGCCCGGATCTCCGGCAGCTTCACGCAGACGACCGCCACCGAGCTGGCCGACCAGCTCAAGTACGGCGCGCTGCCGCTGAAGTTCCAGCAGAGCTCGGTCGTGTCGGTCTCCTCGACCCTCGGCCAGGACCAGCTCAACGGCGGTCTCATCTCCGGTGCGCTCGGCCTGCTCGTCGTCATGATCTACCTGTTGATCTACTACCGGGGCCTGGGGCTCATCGGCATCGCCAGCCTGTGCGTGGCCACCGTGTTCACGTACCTGACGGTGGACGTGCTGAGCCACAACGCCGGCTTCCGGCTCTCGCTGCCGCACATCATCGGTCTGGTGGTCTCGATCGGCATCACCGCGGACTCGTTCATCGTCTACTTCGAACGGATCCGTGACGAGATCAAGGAGGGCCACCGCACGCTGCGCTCGGCCGTGGAGGTGGCCTGGCGGCGCGCCCGGCGCACCATCCTGGTCGCCGACGCGGTCATGTTCATCGCCGCGGTGGTGCTCTACTTCCTCGCGGTCGGCGACGTGGCCGGCTTCGCGTTCGCGATGGGCCTGACGACGCTCATCGACATCGTGGTGGTGTTCCTGTTCACCAAGCCGCTGATGTCCCTCATGGGGCGGTTGCGGTTCTTCTCCAAGGGCCACAAGCTGTCCGGACTCGACGCGGAGCGCATGGGCCGCACCAGCCCCGCCGAGCAGACCCTGCAGGAGGCGTGA
- the yajC gene encoding preprotein translocase subunit YajC, which yields MGNNPLGTFLPLILLVVVFYFLLIRPQRKRQQEQIQMQNSLTPGARVMTTTGLFATVVALQDDDVVLEVAPGVETRWVKAAIGRVITPADEVTETEETVTEGTDTGNGDDTSTKQS from the coding sequence GTGGGTAACAACCCGCTTGGGACGTTCCTGCCACTGATCTTGTTGGTAGTGGTGTTCTACTTCCTCCTGATCCGCCCCCAGCGCAAGCGGCAGCAGGAACAGATCCAGATGCAGAACTCCCTCACCCCGGGCGCCCGGGTCATGACCACGACGGGGTTGTTCGCGACGGTGGTCGCGCTGCAGGACGACGACGTCGTGCTGGAGGTGGCCCCCGGTGTCGAGACCCGCTGGGTCAAGGCGGCGATCGGCCGGGTGATCACCCCCGCGGACGAGGTGACCGAAACCGAGGAGACCGTGACCGAGGGCACCGACACGGGGAACGGCGACGACACGAGCACCAAGCAGTCCTGA